Proteins from one Candidatus Neomarinimicrobiota bacterium genomic window:
- a CDS encoding DNA-3-methyladenine glycosylase I, with the protein MNNSGQKCITKEFHRSQRAMPVVYEIPSRKTPSTDNEYLEQMTKAIFQAGFSWAVIRNKWQNFRRAFDRFDIDKVADYGLADLDRLVSDPGIVRNRQKIAATVDNARIMKRRMEKHGSFEKY; encoded by the coding sequence ATGAACAATTCAGGTCAAAAATGCATCACGAAAGAGTTTCACCGTAGCCAGAGAGCCATGCCTGTTGTGTACGAGATACCGTCGCGGAAAACTCCTTCCACAGACAACGAGTATCTTGAACAGATGACAAAGGCGATTTTTCAGGCTGGATTCAGCTGGGCCGTCATACGGAATAAGTGGCAAAATTTTAGAAGGGCCTTTGATAGATTTGACATCGATAAAGTAGCAGACTACGGCTTGGCGGATTTGGATCGATTGGTCAGTGATCCAGGTATCGTTCGCAACCGCCAGAAGATTGCCGCCACCGTGGATAATGCGAGAATAATGAAACGACGCATGGAAAAACACGGATCATTCGAGAAGTAC